Proteins from one Nitratidesulfovibrio sp. genomic window:
- a CDS encoding DUF4881 domain-containing protein, with amino-acid sequence MRRFLLMLLVVALPLGLVGCGEYGKVDQGRVIAYDKNAKTITLIQDKAMEPLNPDYSILPPHTYKLPVDPAEMGPEPKAGQRMKLDTKANIIRIFNTKTQAFEDIAFKMVDLQENIDRNHPLVFDKATETAKKFPMVDRDKKTVAIYSGRQKMLCTISLPDEYFALPDATWDAGDEVRVYYKAEGVSLRFMNITKTDIFKK; translated from the coding sequence ATGAGACGCTTTCTGCTGATGCTGCTCGTGGTGGCGCTGCCCCTGGGCCTCGTGGGCTGCGGTGAATACGGCAAGGTGGATCAGGGCCGGGTGATCGCATACGACAAGAACGCGAAAACCATTACCCTGATTCAGGACAAGGCCATGGAGCCGCTGAATCCGGACTACTCCATCCTGCCCCCCCACACCTACAAGCTGCCCGTGGACCCCGCCGAAATGGGGCCGGAACCCAAGGCCGGGCAGCGCATGAAGCTGGATACCAAGGCCAACATCATCCGCATCTTCAACACCAAGACCCAGGCGTTCGAAGACATCGCGTTCAAGATGGTGGACCTGCAGGAGAACATCGACCGCAACCATCCGCTGGTGTTCGACAAGGCCACGGAAACCGCCAAGAAGTTCCCCATGGTGGACCGCGACAAGAAGACCGTGGCCATCTACTCCGGCCGCCAGAAGATGCTGTGCACCATCTCGCTGCCTGACGAATACTTCGCCCTGCCCGATGCCACCTGGGATGCCGGCGACGAAGTGCGCGTGTACTACAAGGCCGAGGGCGTGTCCCTGCGCTTCATGAACATCACCAAGACCGACATCTTCAAGAAGTAG
- a CDS encoding response regulator, translating into MDCPELLKSCRILLVDDEDGFRDALLRRMRKRGVTMDGVASGQAALEWLARQAVDVVILDIQLGDMDGRDVLREIRKSGGEDPAVIILSGHAYTDIALDAMRAGASDYLLKPCPVEELLERIETAFEQVLERRAAQ; encoded by the coding sequence ATGGACTGTCCGGAACTGCTGAAAAGCTGTCGCATCCTGCTGGTGGATGACGAGGACGGCTTTCGCGATGCGCTGCTGCGCCGCATGCGCAAGCGCGGCGTGACCATGGACGGCGTGGCCAGCGGCCAGGCCGCGTTGGAATGGCTGGCCCGGCAGGCGGTGGACGTGGTGATCCTGGACATCCAACTGGGCGACATGGACGGTCGCGACGTGCTGCGCGAAATTCGCAAGTCCGGCGGCGAAGACCCGGCGGTGATCATCCTGAGCGGGCACGCCTACACGGACATCGCGCTGGACGCCATGCGCGCCGGGGCCAGCGACTACCTGCTCAAACCCTGCCCGGTGGAGGAACTGCTGGAGCGCATCGAAACCGCGTTCGAACAGGTGCTGGAGCGGCGCGCCGCGCAATAG
- a CDS encoding SAM-dependent methyltransferase, protein MTATPLDDRTIYIAAAGFTDDLVHELEDLHDARVLDVRGRLVVAAGPPRPAAWAQNVWLDPVTIPVASIGDAARKLKAIQRNWHLHATGHHRRAALVQEQLPRVAARPVVFGDAPPTAPLGSWTLWEPDLVLASARCTSPFPDGEPRFEENRTVPPTRAYLKLWELFTLIGRRPGPGELCLDLGSCPGGWTWVLAELGARVFSVDKADIAPHIAAHPNVNFCTGSAFGLDPRHAGAVDWLFSDVICYPDRLLATVGRWLELGQCRNFVCTLKFQAETDHATARAFAAVPGSRLLHLAHNKHELTWVLLRD, encoded by the coding sequence ATGACCGCCACCCCCCTGGATGACCGCACCATCTACATCGCCGCCGCCGGGTTCACCGACGACCTCGTCCATGAGCTCGAGGACCTGCACGACGCGCGGGTACTGGACGTGCGCGGGCGGCTGGTGGTGGCCGCAGGTCCGCCCCGCCCGGCGGCATGGGCGCAGAACGTCTGGCTGGACCCCGTGACCATCCCGGTTGCCTCCATCGGCGACGCGGCCCGCAAGCTGAAGGCCATCCAGCGCAACTGGCACCTGCACGCCACCGGCCACCACCGCCGGGCCGCGCTGGTGCAGGAGCAGTTGCCCCGCGTGGCCGCCCGCCCCGTGGTGTTCGGCGATGCGCCGCCCACGGCTCCGCTGGGTTCATGGACCCTGTGGGAGCCGGACCTAGTGCTGGCATCCGCCCGGTGCACCAGCCCCTTCCCCGACGGCGAACCCCGCTTCGAGGAAAACCGCACCGTACCGCCCACCCGCGCCTACCTGAAGCTGTGGGAACTGTTCACGCTCATCGGCAGGCGGCCCGGCCCCGGCGAACTGTGCCTGGACCTGGGCAGTTGCCCCGGCGGATGGACCTGGGTGCTGGCGGAACTGGGCGCGCGCGTGTTCAGTGTGGACAAGGCGGACATCGCCCCGCACATCGCCGCCCACCCCAATGTGAACTTCTGCACCGGCAGCGCCTTTGGGCTGGACCCGCGCCACGCCGGGGCCGTGGACTGGCTGTTCTCGGACGTAATCTGCTACCCGGACAGGCTGCTGGCCACCGTGGGCCGCTGGCTGGAACTTGGCCAGTGCCGCAACTTCGTGTGCACCCTGAAGTTTCAGGCCGAAACGGACCACGCAACCGCGCGCGCCTTCGCGGCGGTGCCGGGGTCGCGCCTGCTGCACCTGGCCCACAACAAGCACGAACTGACCTGGGTGCTGCTGCGCGACTGA
- a CDS encoding ABC transporter permease subunit, translating to MQPPIRHSDRAPSPRAPDRSHASARRMAALCPLLVLLVPFLAGVALTAAQSLGWLLPIAYLPEQVAQGLSAPDRWAGWRQLAQPHMAGSLLLGLRVAGVSALLSVAGGALLAYGVWRLPARMQLAALVFRVPLVLPHIVVAFLVIVFWSRSGLVSAALYQAGIISGQAQFPALLWSGDGMGMVMAYTYKELPFVMLLAVASLRRLDPRLVETARMLGAGRWAVLRDVVVPHLVPVLHASFLILFLYAFGAVEIPLLLGESTPAMPGVAAYDLYFLRSLEDRPAAAALLTLLLLCCTGFVAAYVRLVAGLRGRERQL from the coding sequence ATGCAACCGCCCATCCGTCATTCCGACCGCGCGCCCTCCCCGCGTGCCCCCGACCGCAGCCATGCGTCCGCGCGCCGCATGGCCGCCCTGTGTCCGCTGCTGGTGTTGCTGGTGCCCTTTCTGGCGGGTGTGGCGCTGACGGCGGCCCAATCCCTGGGCTGGCTGCTGCCGATAGCGTACCTGCCGGAACAGGTTGCGCAGGGGCTTTCGGCACCGGACAGGTGGGCCGGGTGGCGGCAACTGGCGCAGCCGCACATGGCCGGTTCGCTGCTGCTGGGGTTGCGCGTGGCCGGGGTGTCGGCCCTGCTTTCCGTGGCGGGGGGCGCGCTGCTGGCCTACGGGGTGTGGCGGCTGCCCGCCCGCATGCAACTGGCTGCGCTGGTGTTCCGGGTGCCACTGGTGCTGCCGCACATCGTGGTGGCCTTTCTGGTCATCGTGTTCTGGAGCCGTTCCGGCCTTGTGTCCGCCGCGCTGTACCAGGCCGGGATCATCAGCGGACAGGCGCAGTTTCCGGCCCTGCTCTGGAGTGGCGACGGCATGGGCATGGTCATGGCCTACACCTACAAGGAATTGCCCTTCGTCATGCTGCTGGCCGTGGCATCGCTGCGGCGGCTGGACCCGCGCCTCGTGGAGACGGCCCGCATGCTGGGGGCGGGGCGGTGGGCCGTGCTGCGCGATGTGGTGGTGCCGCACCTTGTCCCGGTGCTGCACGCCTCGTTCCTCATCCTGTTCCTGTACGCCTTCGGCGCGGTGGAAATTCCCCTGCTGCTGGGCGAATCCACCCCGGCCATGCCGGGGGTGGCGGCGTACGACCTGTACTTTCTGCGTTCGCTGGAGGACCGTCCGGCGGCGGCCGCCCTGCTGACCCTGCTGCTTTTGTGCTGTACCGGGTTCGTGGCGGCGTACGTGCGGCTGGTGGCCGGGTTGCGCGGTCGGGAGCGTCAACTGTGA
- a CDS encoding ABC transporter permease subunit, with the protein MGSRLFLAVLWLLFGLPLPVLALWAAAPGWAWPDLWPAVLGGRTTAFVLANRQSIAGALTSSTLYSLAVVGVTLCVCLAPARLLAFGRFRGRGALEGLLLAPALLPAMGFALGLYGTLVRLGLADTPAGVVLVLSVVSYPYMLRALASGFETVGPDYGHCAANLGAGPLLRLLAVELPLLLPAAVAGGSVVFLVAFSDYFLVQLVGGGGVPSFTGYLFPVLQSPDRALAAMLSLVFLVVPVALFVLVEGLVLAVYRRRGM; encoded by the coding sequence CTGGGATCGCGCCTGTTTCTGGCAGTGCTGTGGCTGCTGTTCGGCCTGCCGCTGCCAGTGCTGGCCCTGTGGGCCGCAGCGCCCGGCTGGGCCTGGCCCGATCTGTGGCCCGCCGTGCTCGGGGGGCGCACGACGGCCTTCGTGCTGGCCAACCGGCAGTCCATTGCCGGGGCGCTGACCTCGTCCACCCTGTACTCGCTGGCCGTGGTGGGCGTAACCCTGTGCGTTTGCTTGGCACCTGCGCGGCTGCTGGCCTTCGGGCGGTTCCGGGGGCGGGGCGCGCTGGAAGGGTTGCTGCTGGCCCCGGCCCTGCTGCCCGCCATGGGTTTTGCCCTTGGCCTGTACGGCACCTTGGTGCGCCTTGGCCTTGCGGACACCCCGGCGGGGGTGGTGCTGGTCTTGTCGGTGGTGTCGTACCCGTACATGCTGCGGGCGCTGGCTTCCGGCTTCGAGACCGTGGGGCCGGACTACGGCCATTGCGCCGCCAACCTGGGCGCGGGGCCGCTGCTGCGCCTGCTGGCCGTGGAGCTGCCGCTGCTGTTGCCCGCCGCCGTGGCGGGCGGGTCGGTGGTGTTCCTGGTGGCCTTTTCCGACTATTTCCTGGTGCAGTTGGTGGGCGGCGGGGGTGTTCCCTCGTTCACCGGGTATCTGTTCCCGGTGTTGCAATCGCCGGACAGGGCTCTTGCGGCCATGCTGTCGCTGGTATTTCTTGTGGTGCCCGTTGCGCTGTTCGTGCTGGTGGAGGGGCTGGTGCTGGCCGTGTACCGGCGGCGCGGCATGTAG
- a CDS encoding PAS domain S-box protein: MDFINIGERTRNRWQQSLDTLARLLGIRVAAIMRRNPEGLSVLLSSNTAGNPLVPGMRMASAGGGTYCDAVVETGKPVYVQNALDDPHWRDSPMVRAGFVAYLGYPLRLPNGRLYGTLCLLDTRQWPVSEVYRGIVDDFHAQVEEFLALAYESALFGAQQDTLPSAALTVDIRGMVERANRRFSKLWGIEVDASGLAGLPLAEVRTLLADRLLDPDAIAAVLPDDEAGLAASSGPMASSALVAPVRMPDGTGGHLVLLADGRVLRRTHRTLRGEYGRAWGSVWLFEDVTAEVRAQEALTRSEERLKLALDAASEAHWDWNFETGELYCSPRYYEMLGYVPGEFECTHEALRDLMHPDDLSEVTAALCMPDPAVSHAVAACGVGQFEVQFRLRTKNGGWKWMLARGRVLARREDGSPARVVGTHMDITTAVSQRLALARSEELFRGIFSTASVGIVLLDRFGLLVRVNEACARMLGYEVEEMRGQHFSRFMHNDETTLAATILAGLLDRTQTTSRLQHRLRGKDGDYLWTDISASPLEGPDGEVEAALAIIVDINEQRAAQQAQEDSERRYRALFENAQVGIFRTRIADGVFLEANSRIIEMYGWPDHDEFMKTMRSTEWYVDPEARTRMVSTLLRRGEFRNMEVEMRRRDGSTVWFEYSGKLDGDTVIGVAQDVTQRRAAEAARQRSEAHYRLLFEAAADAIFLHDPEGRFLDVNEVACRRLGYTRRELLTMNPRELDAEEFAEQVEERILQLREEGSLTFESAHRTRSGTVLPVEIHAKLLDFDGRPVVLSIARDITDRKRLEQALMREATTDPLTGIRNRRQFFVDAEREMGRAVRYGRPLAVLMLDLDRFKRVNDRFGHHAGDAVLLGCVHACQQALRDTDILGRLGGEEFAVVLLETDLDDALIAAERLRKAVEEMDVPFSGQRLRCTVSIGLALRGPGDGALDDILRRADTALYAAKEAGRNRVMLARAVNGGVEDQNRRWSSGGVLRGEG; encoded by the coding sequence ATGGACTTCATCAATATAGGCGAACGGACACGGAATCGCTGGCAGCAGTCGCTGGACACCCTGGCACGGCTGCTGGGCATTCGGGTGGCCGCCATCATGCGGCGAAACCCTGAGGGACTTTCGGTGCTGCTGTCCAGCAACACTGCGGGCAACCCGCTGGTGCCGGGCATGCGTATGGCTTCCGCAGGGGGCGGCACGTACTGCGATGCCGTCGTGGAGACAGGCAAGCCGGTCTACGTGCAAAACGCGCTGGATGATCCGCACTGGCGCGACAGCCCCATGGTCCGGGCGGGCTTTGTGGCCTATCTGGGCTACCCCCTGCGGCTGCCCAATGGGCGGTTGTACGGCACGTTGTGTCTGCTGGACACGCGACAGTGGCCGGTTTCGGAAGTGTACCGGGGCATCGTGGACGATTTCCACGCACAGGTGGAGGAATTCCTGGCCCTGGCCTACGAGAGCGCCCTGTTCGGCGCGCAGCAGGATACCCTGCCTTCTGCCGCGTTGACCGTGGACATTCGTGGAATGGTGGAAAGGGCCAATCGCCGCTTTTCGAAGCTGTGGGGCATCGAGGTGGACGCCTCCGGTCTGGCAGGGCTCCCGTTGGCAGAGGTGCGCACCCTGCTGGCAGACCGCCTGCTGGACCCCGACGCCATAGCCGCCGTTCTGCCCGATGACGAGGCGGGCCTGGCCGCATCCTCTGGACCGATGGCCTCCTCCGCCCTGGTCGCTCCGGTGCGCATGCCGGACGGTACCGGAGGGCATCTGGTGTTGCTGGCCGATGGCCGCGTGCTGCGGCGCACCCATCGGACCCTGCGCGGCGAGTACGGGCGGGCCTGGGGCAGCGTGTGGCTGTTCGAGGACGTGACCGCCGAGGTGCGTGCCCAGGAAGCCCTGACCCGCAGCGAGGAACGGCTGAAGCTGGCACTGGACGCCGCCAGCGAGGCCCACTGGGACTGGAATTTCGAGACCGGCGAGCTGTATTGCAGCCCGCGCTACTACGAGATGCTGGGCTACGTGCCGGGTGAATTCGAATGCACCCACGAGGCCCTGCGCGACCTGATGCACCCCGACGATCTGAGCGAAGTCACCGCCGCCCTGTGCATGCCGGACCCGGCAGTGTCGCACGCGGTGGCCGCCTGCGGGGTGGGGCAGTTCGAGGTGCAGTTTCGCCTGCGCACCAAGAACGGCGGCTGGAAATGGATGCTGGCGCGGGGCCGCGTGCTGGCCCGGCGCGAGGACGGTTCGCCCGCGCGGGTGGTGGGCACGCACATGGACATCACCACCGCCGTCAGCCAGCGGCTGGCGCTTGCCCGCAGCGAGGAACTGTTCCGGGGCATCTTCAGCACCGCCTCGGTAGGCATCGTGCTGCTGGACCGCTTCGGCCTGCTGGTGCGGGTCAACGAAGCCTGCGCGCGCATGCTGGGCTACGAAGTGGAGGAAATGCGCGGCCAACACTTCAGCCGGTTCATGCACAACGACGAAACCACCCTGGCCGCCACCATCCTGGCCGGCCTGCTGGACCGCACCCAGACCACCAGTCGCCTGCAACACCGCCTGCGCGGCAAGGACGGCGACTACCTGTGGACCGACATCAGCGCCTCGCCGCTGGAAGGGCCGGACGGCGAGGTGGAGGCGGCCCTGGCCATCATCGTGGACATCAACGAGCAGCGCGCGGCCCAACAGGCCCAGGAGGACAGCGAGCGGCGCTACCGGGCCCTGTTCGAGAACGCCCAGGTGGGCATTTTCCGCACTCGCATCGCCGATGGCGTATTCCTGGAGGCCAACAGCCGGATCATCGAAATGTACGGCTGGCCGGACCACGACGAATTCATGAAAACCATGCGGTCCACCGAATGGTATGTGGACCCGGAGGCCCGTACCCGCATGGTGTCGACCCTGCTGCGCCGGGGGGAATTCCGCAACATGGAAGTGGAAATGCGCCGCCGCGACGGCTCCACGGTGTGGTTCGAGTATTCCGGCAAGCTGGACGGCGACACCGTCATCGGCGTGGCCCAGGACGTCACACAGCGCCGGGCGGCGGAAGCGGCGCGCCAGCGGTCCGAGGCGCACTACCGACTGCTGTTCGAGGCCGCAGCCGACGCCATCTTCCTGCACGACCCCGAGGGGCGCTTTCTGGACGTGAACGAGGTGGCTTGCCGCCGCCTGGGCTACACCCGGCGCGAACTGCTGACCATGAACCCGCGCGAACTGGACGCCGAGGAATTCGCCGAGCAGGTGGAGGAGCGCATCCTGCAACTGCGCGAGGAAGGATCGCTGACCTTCGAATCCGCCCATCGCACCCGCAGCGGCACGGTCCTGCCCGTGGAAATCCACGCCAAGCTGCTCGATTTCGACGGCAGGCCCGTGGTGCTCAGCATCGCGCGGGACATCACCGACCGCAAGCGGCTGGAACAGGCCCTGATGCGCGAGGCCACCACCGACCCGCTGACGGGCATCCGCAACCGGCGGCAGTTCTTCGTGGACGCCGAGCGTGAAATGGGCCGGGCCGTGCGCTACGGGCGCCCGCTGGCCGTGCTGATGCTGGACCTGGACCGCTTCAAGCGCGTCAATGACCGCTTCGGCCACCATGCGGGCGATGCCGTGCTGCTGGGCTGCGTGCATGCCTGCCAGCAGGCGCTGCGCGATACCGACATACTGGGGCGGCTGGGCGGCGAGGAATTCGCCGTGGTGTTGCTGGAAACGGACCTGGACGATGCGCTGATCGCCGCCGAGCGGCTGCGCAAGGCCGTGGAGGAAATGGACGTGCCGTTCAGCGGGCAACGGTTGCGCTGCACGGTGAGCATCGGCCTTGCCCTGCGCGGGCCGGGGGACGGGGCGCTGGACGACATCCTGCGCCGGGCGGACACGGCGCTGTATGCCGCCAAGGAGGCGGGCCGCAACCGGGTGATGCTGGCGCGCGCCGTCAACGGCGGGGTGGAAGACCAGAACCGTCGCTGGAGCAGTGGCGGCGTGCTGCGCGGCGAGGGCTGA
- the mltG gene encoding endolytic transglycosylase MltG, giving the protein MSDTPKASPEISPQTPAQPSAQEQGPQPVAPDVAIDAPDAATATATPQQPEGERKPDDGSAADTAQQTAPDASTAAPATPDVSGTPGTPDGAGAPEVTDGRAAADTTAAPTALADETADTLAPTPATSAPEDTTPSKAADSTDAQPAPPSDTPEAATATIAAVPVVPAVPADATGTAAAPASGDTATATSAKTPLAQSATAAEAPAPESPASTPAAPVPAPPSSTPTASVPPTPEASASPPTTPPAAPPAPGRPVVRILLRVLAALVLLVLLACGYAGYDAWRFLHTPAASPGADVYVDVEPGATFDRVTRQLVDKGAVTSDWRFKLLAHYHGWEGSLKAGRFLVHSNWPPFRVLDQLVNGQPVLSRITLREGLTWWETARLLEVEGFVTVEDFRAVITDPAFLRHWGIPFDTAEGFLFPDTYLIKKPPVPDREAARAVAGRMVDTFWRRAAQVWPDGRPSRDELRRLVTLASIVEKETGQPSERGRVAGVYANRLRTGMLLQADPTTIYGLGDTFDGNLRRPHLQDAANPYNTYRRPGLPPGPICSPGMESLRAATTPEKHGYFYFVSRNDGSHQFSATLDEHNRAVNRFQRAGRARGTDQTATQGTQGTPATSAPPVSTTDTPSPTDDAAPAPQNAAAATNTAPPTESRAKAPEVQGKAAASAAGDKVAEPGAATAGGTTPDAPGADAAKPAPTPQPRTSTPAGNGTTDATGASSTTKGNATTPVNAGVRAPTAPREAARPTQPAQPPQSLQTGADTAGSPADAAKDPAANETSGSTTQAPPTPANPAGTSPSAAPTGAETPSAGAPTAP; this is encoded by the coding sequence ATGAGCGATACCCCCAAAGCATCCCCGGAAATTTCCCCCCAGACTCCCGCACAGCCATCCGCACAGGAGCAGGGCCCGCAGCCCGTGGCCCCCGATGTGGCTATTGACGCGCCTGACGCGGCCACCGCTACCGCCACTCCGCAACAGCCGGAGGGCGAACGCAAGCCCGACGATGGCAGCGCCGCCGACACCGCGCAGCAGACTGCCCCTGATGCAAGTACAGCCGCGCCCGCAACGCCGGATGTTTCCGGCACGCCCGGCACGCCTGACGGGGCAGGCGCGCCGGAGGTCACGGACGGTAGGGCTGCCGCAGACACAACCGCCGCCCCCACGGCGCTGGCGGACGAAACAGCGGACACGCTAGCGCCCACCCCTGCGACATCAGCCCCTGAAGACACGACGCCCTCGAAGGCTGCGGACTCCACGGACGCGCAACCCGCCCCACCATCCGATACGCCAGAAGCCGCGACGGCCACCATCGCCGCCGTTCCTGTTGTCCCCGCTGTCCCTGCTGACGCGACCGGCACCGCCGCTGCCCCGGCATCCGGCGACACGGCCACCGCGACATCAGCGAAAACGCCCCTGGCACAATCCGCCACAGCAGCAGAGGCGCCCGCGCCCGAGTCACCTGCATCCACCCCGGCAGCCCCCGTGCCCGCCCCACCATCATCCACACCGACTGCATCCGTGCCCCCCACTCCGGAAGCGTCCGCCTCCCCCCCCACCACACCGCCCGCCGCCCCCCCGGCACCGGGCCGCCCGGTGGTGCGCATCCTGTTGCGCGTACTGGCCGCGCTGGTGTTGCTGGTCCTTCTGGCCTGCGGTTATGCGGGGTACGACGCCTGGCGCTTCCTGCACACTCCGGCTGCGTCCCCCGGTGCGGACGTCTACGTGGACGTGGAGCCCGGCGCCACCTTCGACAGGGTGACAAGGCAACTGGTGGACAAGGGCGCGGTGACCAGCGACTGGCGCTTCAAGCTGCTGGCCCACTACCACGGCTGGGAAGGTTCGCTGAAGGCCGGTCGTTTTCTGGTACACAGTAACTGGCCGCCCTTCCGCGTGCTGGACCAACTGGTGAACGGGCAGCCGGTGCTGTCGCGCATCACCCTGCGCGAAGGACTGACCTGGTGGGAAACCGCCCGTCTGCTGGAGGTCGAGGGCTTCGTCACCGTGGAGGACTTCCGCGCGGTGATCACCGACCCGGCCTTCCTGCGCCACTGGGGCATCCCCTTCGACACGGCGGAAGGCTTCCTGTTTCCCGATACCTACCTGATCAAGAAGCCGCCGGTACCCGACCGCGAAGCGGCCCGCGCCGTGGCCGGGCGGATGGTGGACACCTTCTGGCGGCGCGCCGCGCAGGTCTGGCCCGATGGCCGCCCCAGCCGCGACGAGCTGCGGCGGCTGGTCACCCTGGCCTCCATCGTGGAAAAGGAAACCGGCCAGCCCTCGGAACGGGGCCGCGTGGCCGGGGTGTACGCCAACCGGTTGCGCACCGGCATGTTGTTGCAGGCGGACCCCACCACCATCTACGGGCTGGGCGATACCTTCGACGGCAACCTGCGCCGCCCGCACCTGCAAGACGCCGCCAACCCGTACAACACCTACCGCCGCCCCGGCCTGCCCCCCGGCCCCATCTGCTCGCCGGGGATGGAATCGCTGCGCGCGGCCACCACGCCGGAAAAACACGGCTATTTCTACTTCGTGTCGCGCAATGACGGCTCGCACCAGTTCAGTGCCACGCTGGACGAACACAACCGCGCCGTGAACCGCTTCCAGCGCGCCGGACGCGCCAGGGGGACCGACCAGACTGCCACACAGGGCACACAGGGCACGCCCGCCACTTCCGCGCCCCCCGTGAGTACCACGGACACCCCGTCTCCCACGGACGACGCCGCTCCCGCGCCGCAAAACGCCGCAGCGGCAACCAATACGGCGCCCCCCACCGAGTCCAGGGCCAAGGCCCCGGAGGTTCAAGGCAAGGCCGCAGCCTCCGCTGCCGGGGACAAGGTCGCCGAGCCCGGCGCGGCAACCGCCGGGGGCACCACGCCGGACGCGCCGGGAGCGGATGCCGCCAAACCGGCCCCGACGCCCCAGCCGCGCACGTCCACGCCCGCCGGAAACGGCACCACGGACGCCACGGGGGCCAGCTCCACCACAAAAGGCAACGCCACCACGCCGGTCAACGCCGGTGTGCGCGCCCCCACCGCCCCGCGCGAGGCGGCCCGGCCCACCCAACCCGCCCAACCTCCCCAATCCCTCCAGACAGGAGCGGACACGGCAGGCAGTCCGGCGGATGCCGCGAAAGATCCCGCAGCCAACGAAACCTCCGGCAGCACCACGCAAGCTCCGCCCACCCCCGCCAATCCGGCAGGGACTTCCCCCTCGGCGGCCCCGACAGGCGCGGAAACGCCCTCCGCCGGTGCCCCGACCGCACCGTAA
- the ruvX gene encoding Holliday junction resolvase RuvX, translated as MKYLGIDYGTRRTGVAASDSGGSMAFPRRTIVMTTRDRFFAELLAVAEEERAEAYVVGLPLLHDGTDTLTTRQVRNFVERLKRRTTLPVYLMEEFLSSYEAEDDLRDAGLSGRALEAVVDQQAAVRILQSFLNQPESRRTPA; from the coding sequence ATGAAGTACCTTGGCATAGACTACGGAACCAGGCGCACCGGCGTTGCGGCCAGCGACTCGGGCGGCAGCATGGCCTTTCCGCGCCGCACCATCGTCATGACCACCCGCGACCGGTTTTTTGCCGAGCTGCTGGCCGTGGCCGAGGAAGAACGCGCCGAGGCCTACGTGGTGGGGCTGCCCCTGCTGCACGACGGCACGGACACCCTGACCACCCGGCAGGTGCGCAACTTCGTGGAACGGCTGAAGCGCCGCACCACCCTGCCCGTCTACCTCATGGAAGAGTTCCTGAGCTCCTACGAGGCCGAGGACGACCTGCGCGACGCCGGGCTTTCCGGCAGGGCGCTGGAGGCCGTGGTGGACCAGCAGGCGGCCGTGCGCATCCTGCAATCGTTCCTCAACCAGCCCGAATCCCGGCGGACCCCCGCCTGA